Genomic window (Megamonas funiformis):
CTAAGTATTTAAATATAAAATTAAGGAAGTGTTTATTTTATGCTAACTGGTTATATTGGTACTTACAATACTGCATCAACAAAAGGAATATATCAATTCTCTTATGAAGAAAATTCTGGCAAAATTTCTGATATCCAATCCTTTTTGAGTATTGACGATGCAAAATGTGTTGACAGATATGAAAATATTCTTATCATCACTACTAGCAAAAACAATAAAAGTGGTATTGCTCTAGTTGATATTTCTACCAAAACTATACTAGATGAAATACTTTTAGAAAACAGTTCTCCATGTTTTGTAAAACATCATGATGATTTCATTTACACTGCAAATTACCATGATGGTGTAGTTATGGTTTATCAAATAGTCAACAACAAATTAAAATTAATCAAACAAATATCTATTCAAAACAAAGCTGGTTGCCATCAAGTAGTATTATATAAAAACTATCTTATAGTTCCTTGTTTACTACTTGACCAAGTACGTATTTTTGATATAAATAATGATTATGATTTAGTAAAAACTTTAACATTCCCTGCAAAAACAGGCCCTCGTCATGGTGTATTTAATCATGATTATTCTCATTTTTATTTAGTAAGTGAAT
Coding sequences:
- a CDS encoding beta-propeller fold lactonase family protein — protein: MLTGYIGTYNTASTKGIYQFSYEENSGKISDIQSFLSIDDAKCVDRYENILIITTSKNNKSGIALVDISTKTILDEILLENSSPCFVKHHDDFIYTANYHDGVVMVYQIVNNKLKLIKQISIQNKAGCHQVVLYKNYLIVPCLLLDQVRIFDINNDYDLVKTLTFPAKTGPRHGVFNHDYSHFYLVSELSSEFFDFSVDNLEFTLNTKLNLLPKDKLDNTSSAAIRITKDNRFIYISTRGADLLTVISLENEPKIIQQINSGGMHPRDFILSEDEQYLLVVNKDTDDMSSFQLDKTNGKIVKLINTDKVPHAIGIIL